The Faecalibacterium sp. I3-3-89 sequence CGGGATAAGCTTTGTCTGCCATTCCGCGCCCAGCTTTTCGCTCAGTGCCCCATAGGCCTGTTCGAAGCCCTCCGGGTCATCCAAGATCCAGATTTTGCTCTCGCCGTTGGCAAGGTCGGTGTTCATCTGGGTTGCACCGGCCATCTGACCGTTCATGTCGGTCAGGGCGGCATCGGCGCTCCATGTGTAGTTGTTCACCTGCACCACCACAGTCCCGTCGCCGTTGGCGTCCTCCGCATAGTCTGCCAGCGCAGTCTGCAGGCGCTGCACGGCCTCGTCCGGCAGGGCCTCCGCCGTGACTACCGCCACGGTGTAGTCCGGGTCTACGGTAGTCAGCAGGCCGTGCGCCACATACGCTACGCCCACAATGACCATTGCCGCCACCGCCACGATGCCCCAGTTGTAATACCACCAGTTGGCGCGGGAGCGCTTTTTCTGCTCCTGTGCGGTCAGGGGCTTATCCGGCGCTGCCGGGCGCGGGATGCTGCGCACCTCTACGCCGTATTCCTGCCGCAAAACCGGGAACAGGGTCTGCATCGCTGCCAGCCCCGGCAGCCAGAAGCCGAACAGCACCGCCCAGAACACGCTGACCGGGAACAGCAAGATCATGCCGCCGATGCCCGCCAGCATGAGAACGCCTGCCAGGACGCAGCGCGCCGGGGCGACAGCCAGCAGCCTGCCCGCCCGGCGCAGCAAGCTGTCCGGGGCGGGCAGTTGCAGCGGCAGAACGGCAGCGCAAAGCGTAGCCAGAACCGCCAGCACCAGAAAATCCAGCGCCAGAAAAACGAGAATGGCAAGCCCGGGGTAATACCCCTGCTGCGCGGCGGCTTCAAACACAAAGGCCGATACAAAGCACAGCAGCCCCAGCACCAGCGTGCCAATGCAGCCAAAGCCGCAGGCGGCTTTCCAATGGGCGGCTAGGGTCTGCTTTGCCCGGGGCAGCCACTGGGAGGGGTCGTTCTGCAAGCTGCGCAGAGCGCAGTCTGCCAGCAGCACCATGGCAGGGCCGGTCAGCAGACCGGTGACCGCACTGCACACCACCGTCAGCGGCAGGGAGAGCAGGGTCACGCCCAGCGAGACCCCCAGTGCGGCAGGCAGGCAGAGCACGCAGACCATCAGGTTCGTGCCCAGCAGCTGGCCGAGGTCGCGGCCGACCATCTGGCAAAAGCGTGCAAAGCCTTTTTTCTCCGGCTCGTTTGGGCCTACGCCGTGGCCGTCCCGCCCATAAAGGGCATTGTAGATGCTCATTTTACTTCACCTCGGTGCCAAAGGCTTCGATTTGAGTCAGCGCCGGGAAGGGGGAAGTCCCCTCGGCCTGAATCAGATCCTTCAGCACAAGGCTGCGCACCCGCTTGGGCTCAAAGGCCACGCTCTGGGGTTTGGCGCTTTTCACCAGCGGGATGTCCAGCTGGCTGCCATCAGAAAATTCCACCGTGGCCTTTACCCAGTAGTTGTCGTGGGGGAAATCTGCCCGCTCGGTGATGCGCAGCTCATCCAGCAGTACTTCCCGGCCAAAATCCAGCGTCAGGGCTGCGTTCGGGTCGCGGTTGATGCCCCAGCTCTGGTAGGGATACTCGCCGTGGGCGCTGTTCTCAAAAATGCCGTCGATGGCGTTGCGGGCGGCAAACACCGCCTCGCCGCGCGTTTCTACGTTGGCGCTGGCGTGGGGATAAAAACCGGTGTCGCCATGCTCGTCATAGCAGTTGAAGGCCAGATTCCGCCGGGCGGCAATCTCTTCCGGCAGTGCCAGCCGTGCCCGGATAACGTGACGGCTGCCCGCAAAGCTCTTGGGCGAGTAGGTGATGGCCTGCTCCCCGAAGGGAATGTGGAAGTTGATCTCCCGCTTGACCACATACACAAGGGCTTCGGGCATGGTGTCCTCGAACTGGATGACGCAGTACTGCCCGGGATGGTCGATCTCCAGCGCCACCCGGTCGCCGGGCTTGTAGCAGTTGGTGTAAACAAGGGATACGGCGGTGTCAGCGTCACAGGTCATCAGGGTGTGGCCGGCTTCGTCCAGAATTTTCAGCTTGATGGTTTCCATGGCAGTTCTCCTTAGTACAGTTCGAGCTTCAGCATTTTTTGGAAATGCAGGGTGATCTTATAGATCGTTTCCGGCCATGCGGTGCGCAGGCGCGGGTCGGTGATAGGCACCGCCGTAACAGCAGCCGTTGCGGCGTCCGGGTCAAAGCGGATGCCGCCCAGTGTGCCCACCGCAAAGCCGTCCGCAGTGGGGACGGGTTGCTGCTCGGTGAGCAGGGTCAGGTCTACTGTGCCGGGATAGTCTGTTTCGTCCCGCAGGGTGATGCCCTGTTCGCTGACAGATACGCTGCGGCGGTAGGTGGTAAGCCCCGGGATGGGCGGGTACGCGCCCGCCAGTTCGCCGGTGATGCTATTTTCCTCGGTGCACACCTCCCGGGCAGCGTATTCCGCGCCGGGCAGCTGCTGCACGCCGTCAAAGGTGGGCAGGTTGTGCCATGCGCTCTGCATCGTCCAGATCTCATACCGCTGAGGGCTGAAGGTCTTTTTGGTGTAGCTCTCCACTCCGATATCGATGAGAAACGGTCTTCCGTCCTTGTACACGGTAATGCTGCCGGTATCGTTGTGGTTGTGGCTGTCGCCGTTGGAGCCAAACTTTGCACCCAGCACCCAGCTGCCCTGCCGTGCGGCATAAATGCCTACACTGGGGTACCATACTGCAGAACGATGCTGGGGAACTGCGGCGTATTCCATCAGTTCCTGCTCGGCAAAGGCGGTGGTCAGCCGGTACCACAGGTTGATGTGGGTGCTGCCGTCCGGGTTCTGCAAATGGTCGGGGTCGGCATCGGCGCGGAAATCTGCCGCCGCAAGGGCCTGCAAAGCATCGCTGCCTACGGCCTGTCCAAAGCGGTATTCCCGTGCACCGCAGCGCCCGGCCAGGGGGCTGCAATCGCCAAAGTTCAGATAGTAAGGTCCTTCCACATGGACATTGCAGATGTACTCCGCGATATTTTTGATCTTTGTTTCTCTGAATAGCGGGCGGAAGGCCTCCGGCGCAACGTTGGATAAAATTTCAAGACAGCCCCACAGGGTCAGTCCGGCGTGGCGATAATACTGCGCACCCTCGTTGCAGCAGCCGTCCGCGCCGTAGTCCTTCAAAAAGCAGTCGAGGCTGTAGGCTGCCTGCTTGACGGCAGCTTTTCGCTGCTGCTGGGTGGTGGGCAGCAGAAAAACGGTGAGCAGCACATTCTGAGTGCACCAGCTCGTCCAGTTACACATAGGCTCTTCGCCGTTGCCCATCCACCAGAAGTGGCTTGTAAAATAAGGCGTCAGGATGCGGGCGTCCAGCTCCCGCTCCATCCTCGCCGTGATGCCCGGCGCGGCAGTATCCAGCTCATCGGGCAGTAAGTACCGGGTCAGCGCCAGAAGCGCGCCGGTCTCGGCGGCAAATAAATCCACGATGGGGCGGGTGGTGTCCGGCAGGGGCAGCTGCGGGGTGTCCCGCACATAACTGTTGTGGGCGGGCAGCTGCCATGCACTTTCCTCGCAGATCGCCCATACGGTATCGGCAATTTCATCCAGAAAGCGCCCTTTGTGCTCCACACACTCGGCACTTACCAGCGCGCACAGCCGCGCCCGGCGGGAAAAGTAAGCCGTCTCCCATGGGGTGCGCCGCCCAGTGTGGGTGAAATCCAGCCAGAGCGAGAGCGGCAGGGGCGCAATGGGCGTTTGCAGCGCGGCTTCCCCCGCCTGCAAAAAGCGCTGCTTTGCCCGCAGGGGCAGCCCCTGCCATGCGGTGTGCTCTTTGACAGGGGGAAAGGGCCGGTAATCGGGAAGAAATTCCGGCAGATGAGCAAGCTGTTCCTGTATCATAAAAGCCTCCGATTTTAAATACTTTGCTGGTATTCCCGCGGGCTGAGCCCCGTGACCTTTTTGAATACCTTGGAAAAATAGAAAGCGCTCTCGTACCCCAGTTTCTCAGCGATCTCGTATACTTTCAAATCGCCCTGTTCCAGCATCTCTTTTGCCGCAGCGATGCGGGTCTCGGTGATGTACTCCACAAAGCCGCTGTCGCCGTATTTGCCGAACAGCTGGCTGAGGTAGTTGGGCGAAAAATTGAATACAGCCGCCACATCGGCCAGCGTCAGTTTTTCCGAAAGATGATTCTTAACATACTCCTGCACCTGTGCCACCACCTGCATCTTCCCGGCGGTGGCGTCGCCCTCGTTGACCTCCACGAACTGGATGGGCTGCTCCACCGTGAGCAGGGGCTGTAGGTGGGCGTTTTCCCGGCAGCGGCGCGCCAGCCCCAGCAGGGAGCCGGTGGGGCGTCCTACCGCCCAGAGCAGCCGCACCGTGAAATAGTTGTATAGAATTTGGCTGGCGCGTTCCAGCAGCGGGCGCAGTACCGTCCGGTATTTTTGGCACTGGGCATCGGTCAGGCAGAAAAGCACATTGCAGCGCATGGCATCCGCCCCGGTCACATAGCAGGGCAGGTAGTTTTGCAGGGTGGTCTCCAGCATCCGCCCGCAGGAAAAACTCAGCTTCAGCTGCTGGGCGGGGGTAAGGGCGGTGTTGGCGATGATCTCGCAGCTGGCTACAAGGTAGGCGTCGCTTGCAAGGTTCAGCTCCATGTGCTGCAAAGGCTGCTCCAATGCGGCTTCGTCCGGGAACAGCCCGGCGTACAACCGCACGAAAAAACGCTCCTGATAGCTGCGCACACTCTCGGCAAGATTTTCCTGTGCTGACAATTCGCCCAGCAAAGCACGCTCCTTTTTTACCTTTTCGGCGGCCTTGGCAAGGGCGGTTTGCAGGTTTTCGGGGGTCAGGTCCAGCTTGACCAGATAATCCACCACTCCGGCACCCATGGCCTGCTTGATGTAATCAAATTCTTCAAAGCTGGTCAGCATGATAAAGGCGGGCAGGGCGTTGCGCTCCCGGCAGGTGCGGGCAAGGGTAAGCCCGTCCATCACCGGCATTTTTACGTCGGCAATGACGATATCCGGCTTCTCCCGCTCAATGAGTTCCAGCGCCAGCTTTCCGTTGCGGGCGGTGCCGCAGACGGTATAGCCCAGCTTTTCCCATTCCAGCATCCCCTGCAGGCCGATGAGCACCAGCGGCTCATCATCCACCAGTAATATCCGCAGCATGGGTGTCTCCTTTCTGTTGATAGGGCAGCCGGATGGTGACCTCGGTGCCCACGTCCTCTTCACTTTCAATGGTCAGGCCGTAACCCTCGCCAAAGGAATACCGGATGCGGCGGTTCACGTTCCACAGGCCGACATGACGGAACTTTTCAGCCTTTTCGGCACCCTCGGCGGGCTCGTCCAGAAGGTGAGCTACCTGCTCCGGCGGCATGCCCACGCCGTCATCGGTAATGCGCAGCAATACGTCCCCGGTATCCGGGTCGGTGGAGATATCCAGCAGCACGCTGCCGTGGCCGCCCTTGGGTTCCAGCCCGTGGAAGATGGCGTTTTCCACCAGCGGCTGCAAGGTGAACCGGGGAATCATGCAGTCCCGGCAAAGGGTCTCGCTTTCAATGCGGGAGACCTCAATCTCCAGGTCGCCGCCGTAGCGGTACTGCTGGATGGTAAAGTAATCGTTGAGCAATGCCAGCTCCTCCTGCAAAGGCACCAGCTTCTGGGTGCCTTTGGAGATGCTTTTGGTCAGCCGTGCAAAGGCGGTGACCATCTCGGCAATGCCGGGCGCGTGCTGGATGGTAGCCATCCAGCGGATGCTGTTGAGGGTGTTGTAGATAAAGTGCGGGTTCACCTCGTTTTGCAGCATCCGGTATTCCAGCTCCTGCTTGCGACGTTCGTCCTCCACCCGGCGGGTCATCAGGCTGTCCACGTTTTCAGCCAGCTGGTTGATGCCCCGGCCGATGTCGCCCAGCTCGTTGTTCCACTCCACCGTGCGGTCGGGGGCAAAGTTGCCGCTGCCCACGGTTTCGATGCGCTTTTGCAGCGCCTCCACCGGGCGGGTGATGACCCGCTCCAGCCAGTGCTGCATCAAAAAGCTCAGTCCCCAGATGATGGCAGTGCCAAGGGCGACCAGCCACAGGTACACGCCGTAGTGCAGCAAAAAGGTATTTGCGGGCAAAAGCTGTACCAGTGCCGCGCTGCGGCCGTTCAGTGTTACCTTGACTACATAATACTTCTGGCCGTCCAGCTGCACCTTGCCCTGCCATGCGGTCTGCTCTGTCACGCCGTTATTGCTGCCGGTGCGCAGGGTGTAGTCCACCTCCCGCAGCGGATTTTCAATCTCGGTCAGGCTGCCGTTTTCGATCTGCCACAGGCGGCTGCCCATCTCCCAGTACAACGCGCTGCCGTCGGTCAGGCTGTAACCTGCTGCCGGGTCGGTGATAATGGCGGTATCCAGCGCAAGGTAGGTGCTGCCCCGGTGCAAGGTGCCCTTGCCGCAGCGGACAGGCTGGCTGATGGCGATGCAGCTCGGACTGCCGGGCAGCAGCGGGTCGGTGGCGAACTGCATCCCGTACCCCTTGGTGAGAAACTGCTTTACGCTGGTGCGGTTGAGCGCAGCCGAGGAGTTCAGCGGGCCGAACTGCAAATGCCGGTCGTTCTCATTGGTAACAAAAAAGCGGAGGATATGGCTGTACAGGGTGCTGGAATAGTATTTTTCCTGCATGGCTTCGTAGGCGGCAATGGTCTGGGTGCCGTTGATATTTTCCTGCGAGATGTACCGCCGCACGGTGCTGTCAATGGAAGCCCAGTTCAAAAGAGCATCGGCGCTTTCCAGACTGGTCTCGATGGAGGTAGCCACCAGCCGCAGGTTGAACTCTGCCGCCTGCAGGGAGTTGGCACGCACATATTGGTTGGAGAGAATGAACAGCGCCGCGCCCACGGCCAGAGAGGTAAGAAAGGTAAAAAAGCGCATTCCCCACACGATCTGCCGCCGCAGCGGGAAACGGTGGCTGCTCTTCATAACGGTGCCTCCTTTCTGGTGACAGTTTGCATTCTTTCCTTTATACAGTACTGATTCCGGCGCGGTTTGTCAACGGCTTTTTTCATGAGAATTGTGTACTTTATATGCTTTTTTCTCTCGTCACGGATGCAAACTGTGCAAGAGAACAAGAAAGTGCAGACTCCAGTGTAAGAAAGTACATCTTTTTTTAAAAGATACAGAAAAACTGCAACTCTTCCCGGAATTTTTCCATTCCGGTTTTTGCGTTTGTGCGGTATCCTAGTGTCAACAAAAGCGAGCGGCTCCCCGGCACGGGGGAGGCCGCTGCACAGAACAAACACACTGCCCTGAAGGAGGACACACTTATGAAAAAGATCTCTCGTCGTTCGTTCCTTACCGCTGCCGCTGCCTGCGGCGCAGCTGCTGCCCTGAGCGCCTGTGGCGGCTCTTCTGCAAGCTCCACCGCTGCTTCCTCCACTGCCGGTTCCACCGCTGCTTCCGCAGCCGCAGGCCCTGTTACCCTGCAGTGGTCAGTGTGGGATAAGGAGTCCACTCCCTACTGGCAGGCCATGGCCGACGGCTACATGGCAAGCCACAAGGACGTGACCATCGAGATGGTGGATCTGGGCTCCAGCGATTACATGACCGTTCTGGCTACCCAGCTGGCCGGCAGCGCTGATCTGGATATCGTGACCATCAAGGATATCCCCGGCTACGCAAACCTGATCAATCTGGACTACCTCAAGCCTCTGAATGAGGTGCTGACCCGCGACACCGGCGATTTCAACGGCACCATCGAGCAGCTGACCACCGATGACGGCAACTTCTACGCCGTGCCCTTCCGCAGCGACTTCTGGGTGCTGTACTACAACAAGGATCTGTTTGATGCTGCCGGTGTGGAGTATCCCTCCAATGACCTGACAATGGAAGATTACGATGCTCTGGCCCGCAAGATGACCAGCGGCTCCGGCGACACCAAGGTCTATGGCTGCCACTACCACACCTGGCGCTCTGCCGCTTCTCTGTTCTCCATTCTGGACGGCAAAAACACCATCATCGACGGCACCTACGACTTCATGAAGCCCACCTACGATATGGTCATTGCCCAGCAGAAGGACGGCATCTGCATGGACTACGGCTACCTCAAGACCTCTTCTCTGCACTACTCCGCAGCCTTTGAGAACCAGCAGTGCGCAATGGTCAACATGGGCAGCTGGTTCATCTCCACGCTGGAAGCTTACATGAAGGATGCCGAGACCAAGTTCAACTGGGGCATCGTCAAGTACCCGCACCCCGCCGGTGCAGAGGCTGGTTCTACGCTGGGCACTGTGACCAGCTTGGCCATCAACGCGGATTCTCCCAAGGCAGAGGCCGCTGCCGACTTCATCAACTGGTGTGTCTCCGAGGAGGGCGCACAGGCCATTGCCAAGACCGGCACCTTCCCGGCCTGCGGCTCCGCTGCTACCGCCGAGATCATCAAGTCCACCGAGGGCTTCCCCGAGGACAGCAATTCTGTGGATGCACTGACCACCAGCAATGTCTATCTGGAAATGCCCTACACCCAGTACGCATCTGATATCGAGACCATTCTGAACGCCGAGCACGATGCTATTATGACCATGAGCGAGACCGTGGACGAGGGCATCCAGAACATGAACGATCAGGTTCCCGCAGTTCTCGGCTGATAAAGCGTTTTCCGCAATACGTTGCGGTTCTCCTTCTTCATCATTTTCGATCCCCATTCATTTTCCGGTGGACGAGCATCGGAAAAAAGCCCTGTCCGAGCGGGGCGGGTATGCACAGCGCCCGCCCCGCTCATTTTTTGGAAAAATGGTTATACTTCCGGGAAAGGAGGCTCTTTTATGGCGAGTGCTGCTGTCCAGAATAAAACTCCCCGTAAAGTGCTAAAAAAATCGACCCGCGATTCTCTGATCGCGTATTCCT is a genomic window containing:
- a CDS encoding ABC transporter substrate-binding protein; the protein is MKKISRRSFLTAAAACGAAAALSACGGSSASSTAASSTAGSTAASAAAGPVTLQWSVWDKESTPYWQAMADGYMASHKDVTIEMVDLGSSDYMTVLATQLAGSADLDIVTIKDIPGYANLINLDYLKPLNEVLTRDTGDFNGTIEQLTTDDGNFYAVPFRSDFWVLYYNKDLFDAAGVEYPSNDLTMEDYDALARKMTSGSGDTKVYGCHYHTWRSAASLFSILDGKNTIIDGTYDFMKPTYDMVIAQQKDGICMDYGYLKTSSLHYSAAFENQQCAMVNMGSWFISTLEAYMKDAETKFNWGIVKYPHPAGAEAGSTLGTVTSLAINADSPKAEAAADFINWCVSEEGAQAIAKTGTFPACGSAATAEIIKSTEGFPEDSNSVDALTTSNVYLEMPYTQYASDIETILNAEHDAIMTMSETVDEGIQNMNDQVPAVLG
- a CDS encoding heparinase II/III domain-containing protein, translated to MIQEQLAHLPEFLPDYRPFPPVKEHTAWQGLPLRAKQRFLQAGEAALQTPIAPLPLSLWLDFTHTGRRTPWETAYFSRRARLCALVSAECVEHKGRFLDEIADTVWAICEESAWQLPAHNSYVRDTPQLPLPDTTRPIVDLFAAETGALLALTRYLLPDELDTAAPGITARMERELDARILTPYFTSHFWWMGNGEEPMCNWTSWCTQNVLLTVFLLPTTQQQRKAAVKQAAYSLDCFLKDYGADGCCNEGAQYYRHAGLTLWGCLEILSNVAPEAFRPLFRETKIKNIAEYICNVHVEGPYYLNFGDCSPLAGRCGAREYRFGQAVGSDALQALAAADFRADADPDHLQNPDGSTHINLWYRLTTAFAEQELMEYAAVPQHRSAVWYPSVGIYAARQGSWVLGAKFGSNGDSHNHNDTGSITVYKDGRPFLIDIGVESYTKKTFSPQRYEIWTMQSAWHNLPTFDGVQQLPGAEYAAREVCTEENSITGELAGAYPPIPGLTTYRRSVSVSEQGITLRDETDYPGTVDLTLLTEQQPVPTADGFAVGTLGGIRFDPDAATAAVTAVPITDPRLRTAWPETIYKITLHFQKMLKLELY
- a CDS encoding sensor histidine kinase; its protein translation is MKSSHRFPLRRQIVWGMRFFTFLTSLAVGAALFILSNQYVRANSLQAAEFNLRLVATSIETSLESADALLNWASIDSTVRRYISQENINGTQTIAAYEAMQEKYYSSTLYSHILRFFVTNENDRHLQFGPLNSSAALNRTSVKQFLTKGYGMQFATDPLLPGSPSCIAISQPVRCGKGTLHRGSTYLALDTAIITDPAAGYSLTDGSALYWEMGSRLWQIENGSLTEIENPLREVDYTLRTGSNNGVTEQTAWQGKVQLDGQKYYVVKVTLNGRSAALVQLLPANTFLLHYGVYLWLVALGTAIIWGLSFLMQHWLERVITRPVEALQKRIETVGSGNFAPDRTVEWNNELGDIGRGINQLAENVDSLMTRRVEDERRKQELEYRMLQNEVNPHFIYNTLNSIRWMATIQHAPGIAEMVTAFARLTKSISKGTQKLVPLQEELALLNDYFTIQQYRYGGDLEIEVSRIESETLCRDCMIPRFTLQPLVENAIFHGLEPKGGHGSVLLDISTDPDTGDVLLRITDDGVGMPPEQVAHLLDEPAEGAEKAEKFRHVGLWNVNRRIRYSFGEGYGLTIESEEDVGTEVTIRLPYQQKGDTHAADITGG
- a CDS encoding response regulator transcription factor encodes the protein MLRILLVDDEPLVLIGLQGMLEWEKLGYTVCGTARNGKLALELIEREKPDIVIADVKMPVMDGLTLARTCRERNALPAFIMLTSFEEFDYIKQAMGAGVVDYLVKLDLTPENLQTALAKAAEKVKKERALLGELSAQENLAESVRSYQERFFVRLYAGLFPDEAALEQPLQHMELNLASDAYLVASCEIIANTALTPAQQLKLSFSCGRMLETTLQNYLPCYVTGADAMRCNVLFCLTDAQCQKYRTVLRPLLERASQILYNYFTVRLLWAVGRPTGSLLGLARRCRENAHLQPLLTVEQPIQFVEVNEGDATAGKMQVVAQVQEYVKNHLSEKLTLADVAAVFNFSPNYLSQLFGKYGDSGFVEYITETRIAAAKEMLEQGDLKVYEIAEKLGYESAFYFSKVFKKVTGLSPREYQQSI